Proteins from a genomic interval of Candidatus Binatia bacterium:
- the ftsH gene encoding ATP-dependent zinc metalloprotease FtsH: MDKRARFSLGYFLWIFLLFWVLEGIFFSGPSVREMPYSDFLKEVGQGKVATVVLTTQTIYGEIRAPDLSDDSTAASADSLAVEDKATPWRFSPSAIAGWFVSEEEKAKQAEENRESEIDRQFTVTRVEDPELIELLQKHKVEFRGKIENNFLRNLFFDWIIPFGILFLIWTFIMKRMGQGAGGVMNVGKSKAKVYDLDDESGIHFNDLAGVDEAIEEVEEVVSFLKEPEKYQTLGAKLPTGVLLVGPPGTGKTLLAKAVAGEAGVPFFSLSGSDFVEMFVGVGASRVRDLFKDATEKSPCIVFIDELDAIGRARGGRNASPMGGFDERENTLNQLLVEMDGFDGRTGVVIMAATNRPEVLDRALLRPGRFDRQVLVDRPDREGRISIFEIHAKELKVDPKVDFKRLGAQTPGFVGADIANICNEAALLGSRNGHQTIQMSDFQDAIERVIGGLEKKGRLLNEPERRRVAYHETGHALVGYFTPGADPVEKVSIVPRGRGALGYTLQAPTEDRFLMTKDELLGRIRTLLAGRAAEQTVFGDVSTGASDDLERASQMARSMLTVYGMSTRLPNLSLVESGGENFLGFGPQQSEHSNEISRVLGEEHLEILKSCYDSALVLLQEHREQLEAVAARLLAQEKIDSTDLAELLGDRPEE, encoded by the coding sequence ATGGACAAGCGCGCGCGTTTCTCGCTCGGCTATTTTCTCTGGATCTTCCTTCTCTTCTGGGTTCTCGAGGGTATTTTCTTTTCCGGGCCATCGGTTCGGGAGATGCCCTACAGCGATTTCCTGAAAGAGGTAGGTCAGGGGAAAGTCGCCACTGTCGTTCTGACAACTCAGACGATCTACGGAGAGATCCGAGCCCCCGACTTGAGCGACGATTCGACGGCCGCAAGTGCGGATTCTCTGGCGGTCGAGGACAAGGCAACCCCATGGAGATTTTCGCCGAGTGCCATCGCCGGTTGGTTTGTTTCGGAAGAAGAGAAGGCGAAACAGGCCGAAGAGAACCGGGAAAGCGAGATTGATCGACAGTTCACGGTCACCAGGGTCGAGGACCCGGAACTCATTGAACTTCTCCAAAAGCATAAAGTTGAGTTTCGCGGGAAAATCGAGAATAATTTCCTGCGGAATTTATTCTTCGACTGGATTATCCCTTTCGGAATCCTCTTCCTGATCTGGACCTTCATCATGAAGCGGATGGGACAGGGGGCCGGCGGGGTCATGAACGTCGGCAAGAGCAAGGCGAAAGTCTACGATCTTGACGATGAGAGCGGCATTCATTTCAACGACCTTGCGGGCGTGGATGAAGCGATCGAAGAGGTCGAGGAAGTTGTTTCCTTCCTCAAGGAACCGGAAAAGTACCAGACCCTAGGCGCCAAATTGCCCACCGGCGTATTGCTTGTCGGCCCTCCGGGGACCGGAAAGACGTTGCTGGCCAAGGCGGTTGCAGGCGAAGCCGGTGTGCCCTTTTTCAGCCTTTCCGGCTCGGATTTCGTCGAGATGTTCGTCGGCGTGGGCGCTTCGCGGGTCCGGGATTTGTTCAAGGACGCTACGGAGAAATCCCCATGCATCGTTTTTATCGACGAGCTCGATGCCATCGGCCGCGCCAGGGGCGGGCGCAATGCCTCTCCGATGGGAGGTTTTGACGAACGAGAAAATACCTTGAACCAGCTTTTGGTCGAGATGGACGGGTTCGACGGGCGAACGGGCGTGGTTATCATGGCCGCCACCAATCGACCCGAGGTGCTCGACCGGGCTCTTTTGCGCCCGGGACGCTTCGATCGCCAGGTACTTGTCGATCGTCCGGACCGGGAGGGGCGTATCTCCATCTTTGAAATTCACGCCAAGGAATTGAAGGTTGACCCGAAAGTCGATTTCAAGCGCCTGGGTGCGCAGACTCCCGGATTTGTCGGCGCAGATATCGCGAATATTTGTAATGAAGCCGCTCTCCTGGGGTCCCGCAACGGCCACCAGACAATCCAGATGTCCGATTTTCAGGACGCGATCGAGCGCGTGATCGGGGGGCTGGAAAAAAAGGGCCGTCTGCTCAATGAACCGGAACGCCGCCGGGTGGCTTACCATGAGACCGGCCATGCGCTGGTCGGGTATTTTACCCCCGGCGCGGATCCGGTCGAAAAGGTTTCGATTGTCCCCAGAGGCCGTGGGGCCTTGGGATATACCTTGCAGGCACCGACGGAAGACCGTTTTCTGATGACCAAGGATGAGCTTTTGGGGCGGATTCGAACGTTGCTCGCCGGCCGGGCCGCCGAGCAGACCGTTTTTGGTGATGTGTCCACAGGCGCGTCCGACGATTTGGAGAGGGCCAGTCAAATGGCTCGGAGCATGCTGACCGTCTACGGCATGTCCACGCGATTGCCGAATCTGTCGCTGGTCGAATCGGGCGGAGAGAATTTTCTGGGTTTCGGACCGCAGCAGTCGGAGCACTCCAACGAAATTTCGCGGGTTCTCGGCGAGGAGCATCTCGAGATTCTCAAATCTTGCTACGACTCGGCGCTGGTTTTGCTCCAGGAGCATCGGGAGCAATTGGAGGCTGTGGCGGCTCGGCTTCTTGCGCAGGAAAAGATAGATTCAACCGACCTGGCGGAACTTCTGGGGGATCGTCCGGAAGAATAG
- a CDS encoding response regulator, translating to MSEFLLVVDDDHLMRTRLVRALVDRGFAAEGAENATEALAIAESRTPSRAVVDLRLQESSGIDLIRILAERFPEMRILLLTGYGSMATAVDAIRSGAENVLPKPADADDVLAAFDGALSEAEAEPAPSLARAEWEHIQRVLSDCDGNISQAARRLGLHRRSLQRKLAKRPPTN from the coding sequence ATGAGCGAATTCCTTCTCGTTGTGGACGACGACCATTTAATGCGAACCCGATTGGTCCGTGCCCTCGTGGACCGCGGCTTCGCTGCGGAAGGCGCGGAGAATGCGACGGAGGCGTTGGCGATCGCCGAGTCACGCACGCCTTCCCGTGCCGTCGTTGACCTGCGCCTGCAGGAAAGCTCCGGAATCGATCTGATCCGCATTCTGGCCGAGCGTTTCCCGGAGATGCGCATTCTGCTTCTGACGGGATACGGGAGTATGGCGACCGCAGTTGATGCAATTCGATCCGGCGCCGAGAACGTCCTGCCCAAACCAGCAGACGCCGATGATGTTCTGGCTGCCTTTGATGGCGCCTTGAGCGAAGCCGAGGCCGAGCCAGCGCCATCACTCGCCCGAGCGGAATGGGAGCATATCCAGCGCGTGTTGTCGGACTGCGACGGGAATATTTCCCAAGCCGCCCGCCGTCTCGGCCTGCACCGTCGATCGCTGCAAAGGAAGCTCGCCAAGCGGCCCCCCACGAACTGA
- a CDS encoding ATP-binding protein, with protein sequence MMEVPPNTETGQRDLDLSWLVRLRWAAAAGQAISIMIAAWILDMPLPTASLLGVVALGAATNLVLQKWKKAARPTGSPQIAAVMATDILVLTGLLALSGGPANPFSTLYLVNVALATIILRPAWVWALVAFTTICFAFLFLASPSHGHHMAMAGSLHLQGMWLALTLGAGFIAYFGNRIQKILQSRSAQLAAARDAAARADRLAALTTLAAGAAHELATPLSTIAIAAKELQRGLADRPDETGPLEDSHLIRDEVERCRTILARLSARSEDPISGRLDSCTVKELLETALIEIPEIPRIQIQMTDRVSASQVRLPREAIGQALRSVTRNSLQASLDGSEIRIECLRDADQISIEIQDQGCGMTEDVAQRASEPFFTTRPNGEGMGLGLFLARSVVERIGGSLEIRSSLGKGTSTTMHLPVEAIEVIPQ encoded by the coding sequence ATGATGGAGGTCCCACCCAACACGGAAACCGGTCAACGAGATCTGGATCTCTCGTGGCTCGTCCGGCTTCGCTGGGCAGCAGCCGCTGGTCAGGCGATCAGCATCATGATCGCCGCGTGGATCCTCGACATGCCACTTCCGACTGCCAGCCTGCTCGGCGTCGTTGCGCTGGGTGCGGCAACCAACCTGGTGCTCCAGAAATGGAAGAAAGCCGCTCGACCGACGGGGTCACCCCAGATCGCGGCCGTCATGGCCACGGATATCCTTGTCTTGACGGGCTTGCTGGCCCTGAGCGGAGGCCCCGCCAACCCGTTTTCGACGCTCTATCTTGTGAACGTCGCACTGGCGACGATTATTCTGCGCCCCGCATGGGTATGGGCCCTGGTCGCATTCACCACCATCTGCTTTGCGTTTTTGTTCCTCGCTTCGCCCTCCCACGGACACCATATGGCGATGGCAGGCAGCCTTCACCTGCAAGGGATGTGGCTCGCATTGACGCTCGGAGCCGGTTTCATTGCCTACTTCGGCAATCGTATTCAAAAGATTCTCCAGAGTCGCAGTGCGCAGCTCGCCGCCGCCCGGGATGCTGCCGCGCGCGCAGACCGACTGGCCGCTCTGACGACTCTCGCGGCAGGAGCAGCCCATGAGCTGGCGACGCCTCTTTCCACGATTGCGATCGCCGCAAAAGAACTCCAGCGGGGCCTGGCAGATCGGCCCGACGAAACAGGCCCTCTGGAAGACTCGCATTTGATTCGGGATGAAGTCGAGAGATGCCGAACCATCCTTGCGCGACTGAGCGCGCGCAGCGAGGATCCCATCAGCGGACGCCTCGACAGCTGCACGGTCAAAGAGCTGCTCGAGACCGCGCTGATCGAAATCCCCGAAATCCCTCGGATCCAAATCCAGATGACCGATCGGGTTTCAGCCAGTCAGGTCCGCCTCCCGCGCGAAGCCATCGGGCAGGCCCTGCGAAGCGTGACTCGCAACTCACTGCAAGCATCGCTGGACGGTTCCGAAATCAGGATCGAATGCCTTCGCGACGCCGATCAAATCAGCATTGAAATTCAGGATCAGGGCTGCGGAATGACGGAGGACGTCGCGCAACGAGCGAGCGAGCCGTTCTTCACCACACGACCGAACGGCGAAGGAATGGGACTGGGGTTGTTTCTCGCGCGCTCGGTAGTTGAGCGAATTGGCGGGTCTCTCGAGATCCGATCCAGCTTGGGGAAAGGCACCAGCACCACCATGCATCTCCCCGTCGAAGCGATCGAGGTGATTCCCCAATGA
- a CDS encoding TlpA disulfide reductase family protein: protein MEVLRTTGPRAVSGAKAILLTIGLVIGLRAPLPAHAEMLCQANLEAAPVELEAHTLDGDEISLKTLRGQPVLIDVWATWCSACRTNLIAANDLAATNQAPDLAVIGLSVDHDREDARAWLEEALPGRALRGWQANPSKTFAALDIRALPAAVLLDAGGRVLARHEGSDAAELEAFLAHARQCGQKSG, encoded by the coding sequence GTGGAAGTTCTGAGGACAACGGGACCGAGGGCGGTCTCCGGGGCGAAGGCGATCCTCCTCACGATCGGGCTCGTGATCGGCCTGCGAGCCCCCCTGCCCGCCCATGCCGAGATGCTTTGTCAGGCAAACCTCGAGGCTGCGCCGGTAGAGCTGGAGGCCCATACCCTGGACGGTGACGAAATCAGTTTGAAAACGCTGCGCGGGCAGCCCGTCCTGATCGATGTCTGGGCTACCTGGTGCAGCGCGTGCCGGACCAATCTCATTGCGGCCAACGATCTGGCGGCGACGAATCAGGCTCCTGATCTGGCTGTGATCGGATTGTCGGTGGACCATGACCGCGAGGATGCACGAGCCTGGCTCGAGGAAGCATTGCCCGGGCGCGCCCTGCGCGGGTGGCAGGCCAATCCCTCGAAAACGTTCGCAGCCCTCGATATTCGTGCCCTGCCGGCCGCGGTCCTGCTCGATGCCGGAGGGCGCGTGCTCGCCAGACATGAGGGTTCGGACGCAGCAGAGCTCGAGGCGTTTCTGGCGCATGCCCGACAATGCGGGCAAAAGTCGGGCTAG
- a CDS encoding lysylphosphatidylglycerol synthase domain-containing protein, producing the protein MSAAPSLPLRARLTAFAGLLIGAGTLSGLLVWQGVPEVGGALAAAGWGLLVVALYHVFPLLLDASGWWRLLPAAERPQLRRVLLDRWIGESVNTLLPVMQIGGPVVRARLLMRDGVAGPLAGASVVVDVTLLVISQIVFTILGILLLVLILGGAGLVGPALAGVGVMGAAIGLFILLQRRGLFGKITHPLAKFAGSSALASAADGAASLDQKILGLYKDHAALRSSFLFHLCGWIVGTGEVWLALYFLDHPVPLVTAMLLEALGQAVRAGAFVVPGALGVQEGAFLLLGRTLGIPPETALALSLSKRCRELLFGVPGLVVWQLSEANSFLGQFRRNFTRSDEE; encoded by the coding sequence TTGTCTGCTGCTCCCAGTCTTCCTCTCCGTGCTCGTCTGACCGCGTTTGCAGGGTTGCTCATTGGCGCGGGAACCCTCTCGGGTTTGCTGGTCTGGCAAGGCGTTCCGGAGGTCGGAGGCGCCCTCGCTGCGGCGGGTTGGGGCCTTCTCGTGGTCGCTCTCTACCACGTTTTTCCGCTCTTGCTCGACGCCTCCGGTTGGTGGCGACTTCTGCCGGCTGCAGAAAGGCCACAGCTGCGGCGGGTTCTGCTGGATCGTTGGATCGGTGAGTCGGTCAATACGCTTCTGCCGGTGATGCAGATTGGCGGGCCCGTGGTTCGGGCGCGGTTGTTGATGCGGGACGGGGTCGCTGGCCCTTTGGCCGGCGCCAGTGTGGTGGTCGACGTCACTCTTTTGGTGATCAGTCAGATCGTATTCACGATTTTGGGGATTCTGCTGCTCGTCCTCATTCTCGGCGGCGCCGGGCTGGTCGGGCCGGCATTGGCTGGAGTTGGCGTGATGGGCGCGGCGATTGGATTGTTCATCCTCCTTCAGCGACGAGGGCTTTTTGGCAAGATCACACATCCTCTGGCGAAATTCGCCGGTAGTTCGGCGCTCGCATCAGCGGCCGATGGGGCGGCAAGCCTCGACCAGAAAATCCTTGGATTATATAAGGATCATGCCGCTCTGCGAAGTTCGTTCCTCTTTCACCTCTGCGGCTGGATTGTCGGGACCGGAGAGGTCTGGCTGGCGTTATATTTCCTTGACCATCCCGTGCCCCTCGTGACGGCCATGCTGCTCGAGGCCCTGGGGCAGGCCGTTCGGGCGGGTGCCTTTGTTGTCCCCGGTGCCTTGGGTGTCCAGGAAGGCGCATTCCTGCTGCTCGGTCGCACCTTGGGCATTCCACCGGAAACGGCTCTGGCACTATCTCTGAGCAAACGCTGTCGCGAACTGTTATTCGGTGTACCGGGTCTGGTCGTCTGGCAACTCTCGGAAGCCAACAGTTTTCTGGGGCAATTCAGACGAAACTTCACCAGATCAGATGAGGAATGA
- a CDS encoding sulfotransferase, with translation MLVNALNRGGRAVKPLLSLDADTLIAAAKRKTRLEDLGDPGFREPLDRLVGSLDREAHLSLFGRIAARKDLGRLLASRLRMVDDRRLHPQIADEEVRRPLIITGFPRTGTTILHAILAQDPRHRVPLTWETMYPSPPPRRVNYHRDRRIGISAGQLSLMNRLSPDFKRIHPIGAQLPQECLVLSSIGFESYQFQTMYNVPSYQKWLDEQDLRRSYEGHKFFLQNLQWRCPGDRWVLKAPAHVFGFDALFATYPDAGVVMTHRAPGEVIGSLCSLTAVLRGAFSEQVDRLGVGREMTERFAEGMRLALEARDSGRVPADRFLDVDYRELVRDPLAAVRKIYTHFGIDWCPEAAERMTEFLARNPKDKHGKHSYALEQFGLDREQEEERYRSYAERFDL, from the coding sequence ATGCTCGTAAATGCGCTGAATCGAGGCGGCCGTGCGGTAAAGCCTCTCCTGAGTCTGGACGCTGATACTCTGATCGCGGCTGCCAAACGCAAGACTCGGCTCGAAGACCTCGGGGATCCGGGCTTCCGTGAGCCATTGGATCGGTTGGTCGGTTCGCTCGACCGGGAAGCGCATTTGAGTTTGTTTGGTCGGATCGCCGCACGCAAGGATCTGGGCCGACTTCTCGCCAGCCGCCTCCGGATGGTGGACGACAGGCGGCTCCATCCCCAGATTGCCGACGAAGAGGTTCGTCGACCGCTGATTATCACGGGTTTTCCGCGGACCGGCACAACGATCCTCCACGCCATTCTCGCGCAGGACCCCAGGCATCGAGTGCCCTTGACCTGGGAAACGATGTACCCGTCGCCGCCTCCGCGGCGGGTCAATTACCATCGCGATCGACGCATCGGGATTTCGGCAGGTCAGCTTTCCTTGATGAATCGGCTATCGCCGGATTTCAAACGGATCCATCCGATCGGAGCACAATTGCCGCAGGAGTGTCTCGTCCTGTCGAGTATCGGGTTCGAAAGCTATCAGTTCCAGACGATGTACAATGTGCCATCTTATCAGAAATGGCTCGATGAACAGGATCTGCGGCGCTCGTACGAGGGACATAAATTCTTTCTGCAGAATCTGCAGTGGCGTTGTCCGGGAGACCGTTGGGTCCTCAAGGCCCCGGCACATGTTTTTGGCTTCGATGCGCTGTTCGCCACGTACCCCGATGCTGGCGTGGTCATGACACATCGGGCCCCGGGCGAGGTGATCGGTTCCTTGTGCAGCCTGACCGCTGTCTTGCGGGGTGCCTTCAGTGAGCAGGTCGATCGGCTTGGTGTAGGTCGCGAGATGACCGAACGCTTTGCCGAGGGCATGCGCCTGGCGCTGGAGGCCCGAGATTCCGGGCGCGTGCCGGCGGATCGGTTTCTCGATGTCGACTATCGCGAACTGGTGCGGGATCCACTGGCCGCCGTGCGGAAAATTTATACCCATTTCGGTATCGACTGGTGTCCTGAAGCCGCGGAACGCATGACCGAGTTTCTCGCGCGAAACCCCAAGGACAAACATGGGAAGCACAGCTACGCGTTGGAGCAATTTGGATTGGATCGCGAGCAAGAGGAAGAACGCTACCGCAGTTATGCGGAGCGCTTCGACCTCTGA